In one Thermaerobacter sp. PB12/4term genomic region, the following are encoded:
- the trmFO gene encoding FADH(2)-oxidizing methylenetetrahydrofolate--tRNA-(uracil(54)-C(5))-methyltransferase TrmFO yields MAERVTVIGGGLAGSEAAWQVARRGIPVRLYEMRPVKSTPAHHTGQLAELVCSNSLRGNQLDQAPGLLKEEMRRLGSLIMAAADASAIPAGSALAVDREEFARRVTEAITAHPLIEVVREEVTEPPAEGPVIIATGPLTSDALSAWIRSFTGEEYLAFFDAAAPIVTYESLDLSKLFRASRYGKGSGDDYLNSPMTREEYEAFWQALVEAEKHVPHDFEQGLFFEGCLPIEEMARRGPDTLRYGPLKPVGLVDPRTGKEPYAVVQLRRDNRYGTLYNLVGFQTSLKWGEQKRVFRMIPGLENAEFARYGVMHRNTFICSPKALKPTMQARKRPDLFFAGQITGVEGYIESAATGIVAGINAARLVRGEEPVAFPAETAHGALTRYITEAHPDHFQPMNIAFGLLPPLERRVRDPRRRKLLMAERALAALERFAPARLPETVPGPAVPGGDPAPVPGR; encoded by the coding sequence ATGGCGGAACGAGTCACGGTCATCGGCGGCGGCCTGGCGGGCAGCGAAGCCGCGTGGCAGGTCGCCCGCCGGGGCATTCCGGTGCGGCTTTACGAAATGCGGCCGGTGAAATCCACCCCGGCCCACCACACGGGCCAGCTGGCCGAACTGGTCTGCAGCAACTCCCTGCGGGGGAACCAGCTGGACCAGGCGCCGGGGTTATTAAAGGAAGAAATGCGGCGGCTGGGCAGCCTGATCATGGCGGCGGCCGACGCCAGCGCCATTCCGGCAGGGAGTGCCCTGGCCGTCGACCGGGAGGAGTTCGCCCGGCGCGTCACGGAGGCCATCACCGCCCACCCGCTGATCGAGGTGGTGCGGGAAGAGGTGACGGAGCCGCCCGCGGAAGGTCCCGTGATCATCGCGACCGGACCCCTGACCTCCGACGCCCTCTCCGCGTGGATCCGGTCCTTCACCGGCGAGGAGTACCTGGCGTTCTTCGATGCCGCCGCGCCCATCGTCACCTACGAGTCGTTGGATCTGTCCAAGCTGTTCCGCGCGTCCCGTTACGGCAAGGGCAGCGGCGACGACTACCTGAACAGCCCCATGACCCGGGAGGAGTACGAGGCCTTCTGGCAGGCCCTGGTCGAAGCGGAAAAGCACGTGCCCCACGACTTCGAACAGGGCCTGTTCTTTGAAGGCTGCCTGCCCATCGAGGAGATGGCCCGCCGGGGTCCGGACACCCTCCGCTACGGGCCGTTGAAGCCCGTGGGCCTGGTCGACCCGCGCACGGGCAAGGAGCCCTACGCCGTCGTCCAGCTGCGCCGGGACAACCGCTACGGCACCCTGTACAACCTGGTGGGCTTTCAGACGAGCCTCAAGTGGGGCGAGCAGAAGCGGGTCTTCCGCATGATCCCGGGCCTGGAGAACGCCGAGTTCGCCCGGTACGGGGTGATGCACCGCAACACCTTCATCTGCTCGCCCAAGGCGCTCAAGCCCACCATGCAGGCGCGGAAGCGCCCCGACCTGTTCTTCGCCGGCCAGATCACGGGCGTGGAAGGGTACATCGAATCGGCCGCCACGGGCATCGTGGCCGGCATCAACGCGGCCCGGCTGGTGCGCGGGGAAGAACCCGTCGCCTTTCCGGCCGAGACGGCCCATGGGGCCCTGACCCGGTACATCACCGAAGCGCATCCCGACCACTTCCAGCCGATGAACATCGCCTTCGGCCTGTTGCCGCCCCTGGAGCGGCGGGTGCGGGACCCGCGGCGCCGCAAGCTGCTCATGGCCGAGAGGGCCCTGGCCGCGCTGGAGCGGTTTGCCCCCGCCCGGCTCCCCGAGACGGTACCGGGGCCGGCGGTCCCGGGCGGTGACCCGGCGCCTGTGCCCGGGCGGTGA
- the dprA gene encoding DNA-processing protein DprA produces MDPAHAWMGLLALPGLGRQRARQLAAALGGPVPAWEAPDAAWREVGAAPAGVLERALEARRRIDPEALAGSARAMGIHWLTWEDPAYPRRLREVADPPLILYYRGRLPSQAVPWVAVVGSRRASAYGTQVAFRLAADMAAAGWVVVSGLAVGIDGAAHRGALAGGGVTVAVLGHGPDRVYPEEHRPLAAQVAARGWLVSEYPPGTPAEAFRFPERNRILAGLCDGVVVVEAAPRSGALVTADLALDAGRAVMAVPGPVTRRQGQGILELLRAGAPPVAGLEDVKAVLAGQGWPDSPWIGGASSS; encoded by the coding sequence GTGGACCCTGCCCACGCATGGATGGGCCTGCTGGCCCTGCCGGGTCTCGGCCGGCAGCGAGCCCGGCAGCTGGCTGCGGCGCTGGGCGGCCCGGTACCGGCCTGGGAGGCCCCCGATGCCGCCTGGCGCGAGGTGGGCGCCGCGCCGGCAGGCGTGCTGGAGCGGGCCCTGGAGGCCCGCCGGCGCATCGATCCCGAGGCGCTGGCCGGAAGTGCCCGAGCCATGGGCATTCACTGGCTTACCTGGGAGGATCCCGCCTATCCGCGGCGGCTACGCGAGGTGGCCGATCCGCCGCTCATCCTTTATTACAGGGGGCGGTTGCCCTCCCAGGCGGTGCCCTGGGTGGCCGTGGTGGGTTCGCGTAGGGCCTCGGCGTACGGGACCCAGGTGGCCTTCCGGCTGGCCGCCGACATGGCGGCGGCGGGCTGGGTGGTGGTGTCGGGCCTGGCCGTGGGCATCGACGGCGCTGCCCACCGGGGGGCCCTGGCCGGCGGCGGGGTGACGGTGGCCGTCCTGGGCCACGGACCCGACCGGGTCTATCCGGAGGAGCACCGCCCGCTGGCGGCCCAGGTGGCGGCCCGGGGCTGGCTGGTGTCGGAGTACCCGCCTGGGACACCGGCGGAGGCCTTCCGCTTCCCCGAGCGGAACCGCATCCTGGCCGGCCTGTGCGACGGCGTGGTGGTGGTGGAGGCCGCCCCGCGCAGCGGGGCCCTGGTGACCGCCGACCTGGCCCTCGATGCCGGCAGGGCGGTGATGGCCGTGCCGGGCCCCGTGACGCGGCGCCAGGGTCAGGGGATCCTGGAGCTGTTGCGGGCGGGGGCGCCGCCGGTGGCCGGCCTGGAGGATGTGAAGGCGGTGCTGGCCGGACAAGGCTGGCCGGACTCGCCTTGGATCGGGGGTGCCAGCTCGTCCTGA
- a CDS encoding tyrosine recombinase has product MTRIPAGSRPAADVVEAYLDHLRLERGLSPRTVEAYAGDLAGWLEFLGLEPPVGAAALAGVSGRDLRRWLAHLEERGLARASVARKLAAVRGLFRYAVREGWLAASPAARLATPRVRRRLPRVYTSEEAQALLEAAACGQGPAALRDRAILELLYGCGLRVAELSGLDLDDVDLEGGWLRVYGKGGKERILPLAGPVAAALRAYLEEGRPGFLEGRRHRPCRPADAQAVFLNRWGGRLSPRGIQAIVRRVGAVVARLQAHPHLLRHTFATHLLDGGAGLRAVQELLGHASLAATQVYTHVSRARLWAVYQQAHPRARARPAPAAPAPGAAAPGPEGLDAPPSAGAPGSPAGYGPAGGRQGPRPGSSPSG; this is encoded by the coding sequence GTGACCCGGATCCCTGCCGGTTCCCGTCCGGCTGCCGACGTGGTGGAGGCCTACCTGGATCACCTGCGCCTGGAGCGGGGTCTTTCCCCCCGCACGGTGGAGGCGTACGCGGGGGACCTGGCAGGCTGGCTTGAGTTCCTGGGCCTGGAGCCGCCCGTCGGGGCGGCGGCCCTGGCGGGCGTCAGCGGCCGTGACCTGCGCCGCTGGCTGGCCCATCTGGAAGAACGCGGCCTGGCCCGGGCGTCTGTGGCCCGCAAGCTGGCGGCGGTGCGGGGCCTTTTCCGCTACGCCGTGCGGGAGGGCTGGCTGGCCGCCAGTCCCGCCGCCCGTCTGGCCACGCCGCGGGTCCGGCGCCGGCTGCCGCGGGTGTACACCTCGGAGGAAGCCCAGGCCCTGCTGGAGGCGGCGGCCTGTGGCCAGGGTCCGGCGGCCCTGCGGGACCGGGCCATCTTGGAACTCCTCTACGGCTGCGGCCTGCGAGTGGCCGAGCTCAGCGGGCTCGACCTGGACGACGTGGACCTGGAGGGCGGCTGGCTGCGGGTGTACGGCAAGGGCGGAAAGGAGCGGATTCTGCCGCTGGCCGGTCCGGTGGCGGCGGCCCTCCGGGCGTACCTGGAGGAAGGGCGCCCCGGGTTCCTGGAGGGCCGGCGACACCGTCCCTGCCGGCCGGCCGATGCCCAGGCCGTGTTCCTCAACCGGTGGGGCGGCCGGCTCTCGCCCCGCGGCATCCAGGCCATCGTGCGGCGGGTGGGGGCGGTGGTGGCGCGGCTGCAGGCCCACCCCCACCTGCTGCGCCACACCTTCGCCACCCACCTGCTGGACGGCGGCGCGGGGCTCAGGGCGGTCCAGGAGCTGCTCGGCCACGCCAGCCTGGCCGCAACCCAGGTGTACACCCACGTGTCCCGGGCGCGGCTCTGGGCGGTCTACCAGCAGGCCCATCCCCGGGCCCGGGCCCGCCCTGCCCCGGCTGCGCCCGCGCCGGGGGCTGCGGCGCCGGGGCCGGAAGGCCTGGACGCCCCGCCCTCGGCAGGCGCACCCGGTTCCCCCGCCGGGTACGGGCCGGCAGGGGGGCGCCAGGGGCCGCGGCCGGGATCGTCGCCGTCCGGGTAG
- the topA gene encoding type I DNA topoisomerase → MPRTLIIVESPAKAKTIKKFVGRDYAVEASMGHVRDLPKSQLGVDIDDHFTPHYITIRGKGKLIERLRQQARQVDRVLLATDPDREGEAISWHLCQLLDIDENSPCRIVFHEITREAVRRALKEPRPIDENLVDAQQARRVLDRLVGYKLSPLLWRKVRRGLSAGRVQSVAVRLIVDREEEIEAFTPQEYWTLEADLERLPGGEAFTARYYGDAEGKKELPDRAAVDRLLADLEGRPFSVLGVERKERKRNPAPPFTTSTLQQEAARKLGFTVRRTMRIAQELYEGIELRGEGAVGLVTYIRTDSTRIADQALDEAAAYIAERFGAEFSAPRKQAGRRAAQAQDAHEAIRPTSVAREPDAIKDDLTPDQYKLYRLIWERFVASQMAPAVLDTVTAEIGAGPHRFRATGSTVKFPGFMKLYVEGRDEGGEGEGEEAEGMLPDLAEGDALALKQLRPEQHFTQPPPRYTEAMLVRALEEKGIGRPSTYAPIIETIQERGYVVKEDRRFRPTELGRVVTALLKEHFPDIVDVEFTARMEADLDRIEEGQREWEDVVREFYEPFSATLARAEREIQRVALPVEETDEICEKCGRRMVIKHGRYGRFLACPGFPECRNTRPLVEKTGARCPRCGGEMVQRRSRKGRVFYGCSNYPECDFTTWDRPTAETCPECGTFLVEKRSRQGVRLVCANPQCTYQREGAAETAGAGAGAGRR, encoded by the coding sequence TTGCCCAGGACGCTGATCATCGTCGAGTCGCCGGCCAAGGCGAAGACGATCAAGAAGTTTGTCGGGCGCGACTATGCCGTCGAGGCCTCCATGGGCCATGTGCGGGATCTTCCCAAGAGCCAGCTCGGGGTGGACATTGACGACCACTTCACCCCCCACTACATCACCATCCGCGGCAAGGGCAAGCTCATCGAGCGGCTGCGGCAGCAGGCGCGCCAGGTGGACCGGGTCCTCCTGGCCACCGACCCCGACCGGGAAGGCGAAGCCATCTCCTGGCACCTCTGCCAGCTTCTTGACATCGACGAGAACTCCCCGTGCCGGATCGTGTTCCATGAGATCACGCGGGAGGCGGTGCGCCGCGCCCTGAAGGAGCCGCGCCCCATCGATGAGAACCTGGTGGACGCCCAGCAGGCGCGGCGGGTGCTGGACCGCCTGGTGGGCTACAAATTGAGCCCGCTGCTCTGGCGGAAGGTGCGGCGCGGCCTCTCCGCCGGCCGGGTTCAGTCGGTGGCCGTGCGCCTCATCGTCGATCGGGAGGAAGAGATCGAGGCCTTCACGCCCCAGGAATACTGGACCCTGGAGGCCGATCTGGAGCGGCTGCCGGGCGGGGAAGCCTTCACCGCCCGTTATTACGGCGACGCCGAGGGAAAGAAGGAACTGCCGGACCGGGCTGCCGTCGACCGCCTGCTGGCCGATCTGGAGGGGCGGCCGTTCTCCGTCCTGGGGGTCGAACGCAAGGAACGGAAACGCAACCCGGCGCCGCCTTTCACCACCTCGACCCTGCAGCAGGAAGCGGCCCGCAAGCTGGGGTTCACCGTGCGCCGCACCATGCGCATCGCCCAGGAACTGTACGAAGGGATCGAACTGCGGGGCGAGGGCGCCGTGGGTCTGGTGACCTACATCCGCACGGACTCGACCCGCATCGCCGACCAGGCCCTGGACGAGGCGGCCGCCTACATCGCCGAGCGCTTTGGCGCCGAATTCTCGGCGCCCCGCAAGCAGGCGGGGCGGCGGGCGGCTCAGGCCCAGGATGCCCATGAGGCCATCCGCCCCACGTCGGTGGCCCGGGAACCCGACGCCATCAAGGACGATCTGACGCCCGACCAGTACAAGCTGTACCGGCTGATCTGGGAGCGGTTCGTCGCCAGCCAGATGGCCCCGGCGGTGCTGGACACCGTCACCGCGGAGATCGGGGCCGGTCCCCACCGCTTCCGGGCGACCGGTTCGACCGTCAAGTTCCCGGGCTTCATGAAGCTCTACGTGGAGGGCCGGGACGAGGGGGGCGAAGGGGAAGGCGAGGAGGCGGAGGGCATGCTGCCCGACCTGGCCGAGGGCGATGCCCTGGCGCTCAAGCAGCTGCGGCCGGAGCAGCACTTCACCCAGCCTCCGCCGCGCTACACCGAGGCCATGCTGGTCCGGGCGCTGGAGGAAAAGGGCATCGGCCGGCCCAGCACCTACGCGCCCATCATCGAAACCATCCAGGAGCGGGGCTACGTGGTGAAGGAAGACCGGCGCTTCCGGCCCACCGAGCTGGGCCGGGTGGTCACCGCGTTGCTGAAGGAGCACTTTCCCGACATCGTGGACGTGGAGTTCACCGCCCGCATGGAGGCCGACCTGGACCGCATCGAAGAGGGCCAGCGGGAATGGGAGGACGTGGTCCGGGAGTTCTACGAGCCCTTCAGCGCCACCCTGGCCCGGGCGGAAAGGGAGATCCAGCGCGTTGCCCTGCCCGTGGAGGAGACGGACGAGATCTGCGAGAAGTGCGGCCGGCGCATGGTGATCAAGCACGGGCGCTACGGCCGCTTTCTGGCCTGCCCGGGCTTTCCCGAGTGCCGCAATACCCGGCCCCTGGTGGAAAAGACCGGCGCCCGCTGCCCGCGCTGCGGCGGGGAGATGGTGCAGCGCCGGTCCCGCAAGGGCCGGGTCTTCTACGGGTGCAGCAACTATCCGGAGTGCGACTTCACCACCTGGGACCGGCCGACGGCGGAAACCTGCCCCGAGTGCGGCACCTTCCTGGTGGAGAAGCGGTCCCGCCAGGGGGTGCGCCTGGTGTGCGCCAACCCCCAGTGCACCTACCAGCGGGAAGGGGCCGCCGAGACCGCCGGTGCCGGTGCCGGGGCGGGGAGGCGTTGA
- the fliE gene encoding flagellar hook-basal body complex protein FliE, with product MNPWGVQPSGNAAWPGPSTATGLGGTAGSSGRAAVAAAGDGTAAGSTGPGGVGASFLQELARALQQLEGAAGEADAMARRLVTGQVQDLSQVMVASEKARLAIELAVQLRNKALEAYQEIMRMPV from the coding sequence ATGAACCCATGGGGAGTCCAGCCCTCCGGCAACGCCGCCTGGCCCGGCCCATCCACGGCTACCGGCCTGGGCGGGACCGCCGGCTCGTCCGGAAGGGCGGCGGTTGCCGCCGCGGGCGACGGTACGGCGGCCGGTTCCACCGGGCCGGGTGGCGTGGGAGCCAGCTTTCTGCAGGAGCTGGCCCGAGCCCTCCAGCAGCTGGAGGGAGCGGCCGGCGAGGCCGACGCCATGGCCCGGCGCCTGGTGACGGGCCAGGTCCAGGACCTGTCCCAGGTCATGGTGGCCAGCGAGAAAGCCCGGCTGGCCATCGAACTGGCGGTGCAGCTGCGCAACAAGGCGCTCGAGGCCTACCAGGAGATCATGCGCATGCCCGTGTGA
- the flgC gene encoding flagellar basal body rod protein FlgC has protein sequence MPGGMFSTFDIAASGMTAQRLRLDLIASNLANVDSTRTPQGGPYRRLVPVFQERATPFARILRERGAVPGPVPQAGAAAGWARPAVAGVAGGPVPAVAGRGVAGPGGTGAAPGGVQVAAVVADPSPPRLVYDPAHPDAGPDGYVAYPNVDPLAEMVNLLAATRAYEANVAVFAAARTLALRALDIGRG, from the coding sequence GTGCCGGGCGGGATGTTCAGCACCTTCGACATCGCGGCCAGCGGCATGACGGCCCAGCGGCTGCGCCTCGACCTGATCGCCAGCAACCTGGCCAACGTGGACTCCACCCGCACCCCCCAGGGCGGGCCCTACCGCCGGCTGGTGCCGGTCTTCCAGGAGCGGGCGACGCCCTTCGCCCGGATCCTCCGGGAACGGGGTGCGGTGCCGGGGCCGGTTCCGCAGGCGGGTGCCGCGGCCGGCTGGGCACGTCCCGCCGTGGCCGGCGTAGCGGGCGGGCCGGTGCCGGCCGTAGCCGGTCGGGGAGTGGCGGGTCCGGGCGGGACCGGAGCCGCCCCCGGCGGGGTCCAGGTGGCGGCAGTGGTCGCCGATCCCTCGCCGCCCCGGCTGGTGTACGACCCGGCCCATCCCGATGCGGGCCCGGATGGTTACGTGGCGTACCCCAACGTGGACCCCCTGGCGGAGATGGTCAACCTGCTGGCGGCCACCCGGGCCTACGAGGCCAATGTGGCGGTCTTCGCCGCGGCCCGCACCCTGGCCCTGCGGGCCCTGGACATTGGCCGCGGCTGA
- the hslU gene encoding ATP-dependent protease ATPase subunit HslU, with the protein MERGAVQGAAWEPDRLTPRQIVAELDRYIVGQAEAKRAVAIALRNRWRRQQLPPHLRDEVAPKNILMIGPTGVGKTEIARRLARLTGAPFIKVEATKFTEVGYVGRDVESIIRDLLETAIRMVKAERVAAVEDRARAAADDRLLDVLVPPPRRRPQRAGSPWEMLLGSLGAGMPGPAEPARPEEEEDWRRRRQEAAARLRSGQLEDQVVEIEVEDQAPPMVDILGGPGLEEVTLNVQDLLKDWLPRRKRRRRLPVREAREVLAQEEAQKLIDMDQVVAEAIRRTEQAGIVFIDEIDKIAGRERGHGPDVSREGVQRDILPIVEGSTVMTRHGPVRTDHILFIAAGAFHIARPSDLIPELQGRFPIRVELQPLTRDDFKRILTEPDNALLRQYQALLATDGVELEFTPDAVEALADMAARANQQAENIGARRLHTLLERLLEPVAFDAPDALQGKVVVDAAFVRQRLEGVLQDQDLSRYIL; encoded by the coding sequence GTGGAACGGGGAGCCGTCCAGGGCGCTGCGTGGGAACCCGACCGGCTGACCCCCCGCCAGATCGTGGCGGAGCTGGACCGGTACATCGTCGGCCAGGCGGAGGCCAAGCGGGCGGTGGCCATTGCCCTGCGCAACCGCTGGCGGCGGCAGCAGCTGCCGCCGCACCTGCGGGACGAGGTGGCGCCGAAGAACATCCTGATGATCGGCCCCACCGGGGTGGGCAAGACGGAGATCGCCCGGCGGCTGGCCCGGCTGACGGGAGCTCCCTTCATCAAGGTCGAGGCGACCAAGTTCACCGAAGTGGGCTATGTGGGCCGCGACGTGGAGTCCATCATCCGGGACCTCTTGGAGACGGCCATCCGCATGGTCAAGGCGGAGCGGGTGGCCGCCGTCGAGGACCGGGCCCGGGCGGCGGCCGACGACCGCCTGCTGGACGTGCTGGTTCCGCCGCCCCGGCGGCGCCCCCAGCGCGCCGGGTCGCCCTGGGAGATGCTGCTGGGGTCCCTGGGGGCCGGGATGCCGGGTCCGGCCGAGCCCGCCCGGCCCGAGGAAGAGGAGGACTGGCGCCGGCGCCGCCAGGAGGCGGCTGCGCGGCTGCGCAGCGGGCAACTGGAGGACCAGGTGGTCGAAATCGAGGTGGAAGACCAGGCGCCGCCCATGGTCGACATCCTGGGCGGGCCGGGTCTGGAAGAAGTCACCCTGAACGTGCAGGACCTGCTCAAGGACTGGCTGCCCCGGCGCAAGCGCCGGCGCCGCCTGCCGGTGCGGGAGGCCCGGGAGGTGCTGGCCCAGGAAGAGGCCCAGAAGCTGATCGACATGGACCAGGTGGTGGCCGAGGCCATCCGGCGCACGGAGCAGGCGGGCATCGTCTTCATCGACGAGATCGACAAGATCGCCGGCCGGGAGCGGGGCCACGGGCCCGACGTCTCCCGGGAAGGGGTGCAGCGGGACATCCTGCCCATCGTCGAGGGCTCCACGGTGATGACCCGGCACGGCCCGGTGCGCACGGACCACATCCTGTTCATCGCGGCGGGAGCCTTCCACATCGCCAGGCCCTCGGACCTGATCCCCGAGCTGCAGGGCCGGTTCCCCATCCGGGTGGAGCTCCAGCCCCTCACCCGGGACGATTTCAAGCGCATCCTGACCGAGCCGGACAATGCCCTGCTGCGCCAGTACCAGGCCCTGCTGGCCACCGACGGGGTGGAGCTGGAGTTCACCCCGGACGCGGTGGAGGCCCTGGCGGACATGGCGGCCCGGGCCAACCAGCAGGCGGAGAATATCGGTGCCCGGCGCCTGCACACCCTGCTGGAACGGCTGCTGGAGCCGGTGGCCTTCGACGCCCCGGACGCCCTCCAGGGCAAGGTGGTGGTGGATGCTGCGTTCGTCCGCCAGCGGCTGGAGGGAGTCCTCCAGGATCAGGATCTGAGCCGGTACATCCTCTGA
- a CDS encoding flagellar biosynthesis protein FlgB, whose protein sequence is MWGRINDELAAGLEVLALRQRLLAQNVANAETPGYKRYDLDFARALEAALTGRGPAGGQAAGWAAGAGEAGGAGGVEPAGAAAPVTGAGGMGAAGAGGVAAGPAVPGGPLPLAVTHPGHLPGRWASGDPAAAVYRETGSSLRNDGNNVDLDVEMARMAENGVHYQALVRQLSDRIALLRTVIAEGRR, encoded by the coding sequence GTGTGGGGGCGCATCAACGATGAACTGGCTGCCGGGCTGGAGGTTCTGGCCCTCCGCCAGCGGCTGCTGGCCCAGAACGTAGCCAACGCCGAGACGCCCGGCTACAAGCGGTATGACCTGGACTTCGCCCGGGCCCTGGAGGCGGCGCTGACCGGCCGCGGGCCGGCGGGAGGCCAGGCCGCGGGGTGGGCAGCCGGGGCCGGTGAGGCCGGTGGGGCCGGCGGGGTAGAGCCGGCCGGGGCCGCCGCACCGGTCACCGGGGCCGGGGGGATGGGGGCCGCCGGCGCGGGCGGGGTGGCGGCCGGGCCCGCCGTGCCCGGTGGCCCGCTGCCCCTGGCCGTCACCCACCCGGGCCACCTGCCGGGCCGGTGGGCGTCGGGGGATCCGGCGGCGGCGGTGTACCGGGAGACCGGTTCCTCCCTGCGCAACGACGGCAACAACGTCGACCTGGACGTGGAGATGGCGCGGATGGCCGAAAACGGCGTTCACTACCAGGCCCTGGTGCGGCAACTGTCCGATCGCATCGCCCTGCTGCGCACGGTCATCGCCGAGGGGAGGCGGTAA
- the hslV gene encoding ATP-dependent protease subunit HslV has product MGEGQPRFHGTTILAVRRNGRVAMAGDGQVTLQQHMVMKHRARKVRRLYHGRVLAGFAGSVADAVALMERFEGKLEEHGGQLVRAAVELAKDWRTDRLLRRLEALLVVADADHLLLVSGSGEVLEPDDGIVAVGSGGGFALAAARALARHTGLDAAAICREAMRIAAELCVYTNDQLVIEEL; this is encoded by the coding sequence ATGGGCGAGGGGCAACCCCGCTTTCACGGCACCACCATCCTGGCCGTGCGCCGCAACGGCCGGGTGGCCATGGCCGGCGACGGCCAGGTGACCCTGCAGCAGCACATGGTGATGAAGCACCGGGCCCGCAAGGTGCGGCGGCTCTACCACGGGCGGGTGCTGGCCGGGTTCGCGGGCAGCGTGGCCGACGCCGTGGCCTTGATGGAGCGCTTCGAGGGGAAACTGGAGGAACACGGCGGCCAGCTGGTCCGGGCGGCGGTGGAACTGGCCAAGGACTGGCGCACCGACAGGCTGCTGCGCCGCCTGGAAGCCCTGCTGGTGGTGGCCGACGCCGACCACCTGCTGCTGGTGTCGGGGTCGGGGGAAGTGCTCGAGCCCGACGACGGGATCGTGGCCGTGGGTTCGGGCGGCGGTTTTGCCCTGGCGGCGGCCCGGGCCCTGGCCCGGCACACCGGCCTGGATGCCGCCGCCATCTGCCGGGAGGCGATGCGCATCGCCGCCGAGCTCTGCGTCTACACCAACGACCAGCTGGTGATTGAGGAGCTCTAG